One stretch of Cyclopterus lumpus isolate fCycLum1 chromosome 10, fCycLum1.pri, whole genome shotgun sequence DNA includes these proteins:
- the LOC117737853 gene encoding protocadherin-1-like isoform X1 yields MAAARRWFLLCLAVVLQVSCGAAPSDILYRVPEEQPPNTLIGSLAADRGLPDTGHLYKLEVGTPYLRVDGKTGDIYTTEIPIDRETLRDCRNLFEGSKCFLEFEVSITDMVKGIGSGPRLIEGRIEVLDINDNTPQFSSPILTLSIPENTHVGALFSIPMATDRDSGANAVAEYSLSTGPDADRLFGLQVSVDSDEKLPQLVVMGNLDRERKDSYDLNIRVVDGGKLPRASSALLRVTVTDQNDNAPTFERSHYEAELPENSPQGHSVLQVRANDADIGTNGEIDYSLHQASEAVQRLLRIDRSTGIIYVKGLVDREEESFLKFFVVAKDRGPISKSSKVLVTINVRDQNDNAPAIEIRGIGLVTHQDGVANISEDMPIGTPVALVQVSDRDEGENAVVTCVVAGDVPFQLRPASESANDRKRKYFLQTTTPLDYERVRDYRIEIVAVDSGNPALSSSNSLKVQVMDMNDNTPIFSPALLEVDFAEGNQPGDKVLDVAATDADSGTNAELAYSIIDLAATRLFDIEADTGEIRVKNLLDREETERYEFRVAAADKGVPSKTGTSTVVVNVLDRNDNDPKFMLSIYSFSVIENMTPLNPVGVVTVTDADKGENARVRLFVEPDNGKFVIQNGTGTILSSISFDREKESTYTFRLKAVDAGDPPRSSYVGVTINVLDENDNAPYVTKPANSSYTYMSPVTPPDTSVEVVEAEDIDSGPNAELVYTIMGGNPYGLFHISPNSGEITLVQEFTGKHNGLHRLVVRVSDKGKPPRHTTALVHVFVNDTKSNVSLIEALVGHSLYTPLDRDIAGDPNYALAQRSNILYGSLAGIAGVILVIVAVVVIRHRLQKDTKSGYQAGKKESKDLYAPKQGPKNGKGKKSKKGKAPKPAKPLEEDVEAGLQKGLQFNHINEDVTDSPRIHLPLNYPPGSPDLGRHYRSNSPLPSIQLQPQSPSASKKHQAVQDLPATNTFVGTGDNNSTGSDQYSDYSYKANPPKYSSKQVGDYANTPYNTDIYWTKQVW; encoded by the exons ATGGCGGCGGCGAGGCGCTGGTTCCTGCTGTGCCTGGCGGTCGTCCTGCAGGTCTCGTGCGGCGCGGCGCCCTCCGACATCCTGTACCGGGTCCCCGAGGAGCAGCCGCCCAACACGCTGATCGGGAGCCTGGCGGCGGACCGGGGCCTGCCCGACACGGGGCACCTCTACAAGCTGGAGGTGGGCACGCCGTACCTGCGCGTGGACGGCAAGACGGGCGACATCTACACCACGGAGATCCCCATCGACCGCGAGACGCTGAGGGACTGCCGCAACCTGTTCGAGGGCAGCAAGTGCTTCCTGGAGTTCGAGGTGTCCATCACCGACATGGTGAAGGGCATCGGCTCGGGGCCGCGGCTGATCGAGGGCCGCATCGAGGTGCTGGACATCAACGACAACACGCCGCAGTTCTCCTCGCCCATCCTCACGCTGTCCATCCCCGAGAACACGCACGTGGGCGCCCTCTTCTCCATCCCCATGGCGACCGACAGGGACTCCGGCGCCAACGCCGTGGCCGAGTACTCGCTGAGCACGGGGCCGGACGCCGACCGGCTCTTCGGCCTGCAGGTCTCCGTGGACTCGGACGAGAAGCTGCCCCAGCTGGTCGTCATGGGCAACCTGGACCGCGAGAGGAAGGACTCGTACGACCTGAACATCCGGGTGGTGGACGGAGGGAAGCTGCCGCGGGCGAGCAGCGCCCTGCTGAGGGTCACCGTCACCGACCAGAACGACAACGCACCCACGTTTGAGAGGAGCCACTACGAGGCGGAGCTGCCCGAGAACAGTCCACAGGGGCACTCGGTGCTGCAG GTCCGAGCCAACGACGCGGACATCGGCACCAACGGGGAGATCGACTACAGCCTCCACCAGGCGTCGGAGGCCGTCCAGAGGCTCCTGCGCATCGACCGCTCCACGGGCATCATCTACGTCAAGGGCCTGGTGGACCGCGAGGAGGAGAGCTTCCTCAAGTTCTTCGTGGTCGCCAAAGACCGCGGGCCCATCTCCAAGAGCTCCAAGGTCCTGGTGACCATCAATGTCAGGGACCAGAACGACAACGCGCCGGCCATCGAGATCCGCGGCATTGGCCTGGTGACGCACCAGGACGGCGTGGCCAACATCTCCGAGGACATGCCTATCGGCACGCCCGTGGCGCTGGTCCAGGTGTCGGACCGCGACGAGGGAGAGAACGCGGTGGTGACGTGCGTGGTCGCCGGCGACGTCCCGTTCCAGCTCCGGCCCGCCAGTGAGTCGGCCAACGATCGGAAGAGGAAGTACTTCCTGCAGACGACGACGCCGCTGGATTACGAGCGCGTCAGGGATTACAGGATTGAAATAGTCGCGGTGGATTCTGGGAACCCGGCGCTGTCCAGCTCCAACTCCCTCAAAGTGCAGGTCATGGACATGAACGACAACACGCCCATCTTTTCCCCCGCGCTGCTCGAGGTGGACTTCGCCGAGGGCAACCAGCCGGGCGACAAGGTGCTGGACGTCGCGGCGACGGACGCGGACAGCGGCACCAACGCAGAGCTGGCGTACAGCATCATCGACCTCGCGGCCACCAGGCTCTTTGACATCGAGGCTGACACGGGAGAGATCCGCGTGAAGAACCTGCTGGATCGGGAGGAGACGGAGCGCTACGAGTTCCGCGTGGCCGCGGCGGACAAAGGCGTCCCCAGCAAAACCGGCACCTCCACCGTCGTGGTCAACGTTCTGGACCGCAACGACAACGACCCCAAGTTCATGCTGAGCATCTACAGCTTCTCCGTCATCGAGAACATGACTCCGCTCAACCCCGTCGGCGTTGTGACGGTCACCGACGCCGACAAGGGCGAGAACGCCCGCGTGAGGCTGTTTGTGGAACCGGACAACGGGAAGTTCGTGATCCAGAACGGCACGGGGACGATCCTGTCCAGCATCTCCTTCGACCGCGAGAAAGAGAGCACCTACACCTTCCGCCTGAAGGCCGTGGACGCCGGTGACCCGCCTAGATCCTCCTACGTGGGCGTGACCATCAACGTCCTGGACGAGAACGACAACGCCCCCTACGTCACCAAACCGGCAAACTCCTCCTACACCTACATGTCCCCCGTCACCCCGCCGGACACCAGCGTGGAGGTGGTTGAGGCCGAGGACATCGACTCCGGACCCAACGCCGAGCTGGTCTACACCATCATGGGGGGGAACCCGTACGGCCTGTTCCACATCTCGCCGAACAGCGGCGAGATCACGCTGGTGCAGGAGTTCACCGGCAAGCACAACGGGCTGCACCGCCTGGTGGTGAGGGTCAGCGATAAAGGCAAGCCCCCCCGCCACACCACCGCCCTGGTCCACGTGTTCGTCAACGACACCAAGTCCAACGTGTCCCTCATCGAGGCGCTGGTCGGGCACAGCCTCTACACCCCTCTGGACCGGGACATCGCCGGAGACCCCAACTACGCCCTCGCTCAGCGCAGCAACATCCTGTACGGCAGCCTGGCGGGGATCGCCGGCGTGATCCTCGTCATCGTGGCCGTGGTTGTCATCAGACACCGGCTGCAGAAGGACACCAAGAGCGGCTACCAGGCCGGCAAGAAGGAGAGCAAGGACCTGTACGCGCCCAAGCAGGGCCCCAAAAACGGCAAGGGGAAGAAGAGCAAGAAGGGGAAGGCCCCCAAACCGGCGAAGCcgctggaggaggacgtggaggcCGGCCTGCAGAAGGGCCTCCAGTTCAACCACATCAACGAGGACGTCACCGACAGCCCCAGGATCCACCTGCCCCTCAACTACCCGCCGGGGAGCCCCGACCTGGGGCGCCACTACCGCTCCAACTCCCCCTTGCCGTCCATCCAGCTGCAGCCGCAGTCGCCCTCCGCCTCCAAGAAGCACCAGGCCGTCCAGGACCTCCCCGCCACCAACACCTTCGTGGGGACGGGCGACAACAACTCCACGGGCTCCGACCAATACTCGGATTACAGCTACAAGGCCAACCCGCCCAAATACAGCAGCAAACAGGTAGGAGACTACGCAAACACGCCGTACAACACGGACATCTATTGGACCAAGCAGGTGTGGTAG
- the LOC117737853 gene encoding protocadherin-1-like isoform X2, whose product MAAARRWFLLCLAVVLQVSCGAAPSDILYRVPEEQPPNTLIGSLAADRGLPDTGHLYKLEVGTPYLRVDGKTGDIYTTEIPIDRETLRDCRNLFEGSKCFLEFEVSITDMVKGIGSGPRLIEGRIEVLDINDNTPQFSSPILTLSIPENTHVGALFSIPMATDRDSGANAVAEYSLSTGPDADRLFGLQVSVDSDEKLPQLVVMGNLDRERKDSYDLNIRVVDGGKLPRASSALLRVTVTDQNDNAPTFERSHYEAELPENSPQGHSVLQVRANDADIGTNGEIDYSLHQASEAVQRLLRIDRSTGIIYVKGLVDREEESFLKFFVVAKDRGPISKSSKVLVTINVRDQNDNAPAIEIRGIGLVTHQDGVANISEDMPIGTPVALVQVSDRDEGENAVVTCVVAGDVPFQLRPASESANDRKRKYFLQTTTPLDYERVRDYRIEIVAVDSGNPALSSSNSLKVQVMDMNDNTPIFSPALLEVDFAEGNQPGDKVLDVAATDADSGTNAELAYSIIDLAATRLFDIEADTGEIRVKNLLDREETERYEFRVAAADKGVPSKTGTSTVVVNVLDRNDNDPKFMLSIYSFSVIENMTPLNPVGVVTVTDADKGENARVRLFVEPDNGKFVIQNGTGTILSSISFDREKESTYTFRLKAVDAGDPPRSSYVGVTINVLDENDNAPYVTKPANSSYTYMSPVTPPDTSVEVVEAEDIDSGPNAELVYTIMGGNPYGLFHISPNSGEITLVQEFTGKHNGLHRLVVRVSDKGKPPRHTTALVHVFVNDTKSNVSLIEALVGHSLYTPLDRDIAGDPNYALAQRSNILYGSLAGIAGVILVIVAVVVIRHRLQKDTKSGYQAGKKESKDLYAPKQGPKNGKGKKSKKGKAPKPAKPLEEDVEAGLQKGLQFNHINEDVTDSPRIHLPLNYPPGSPDLGRHYRSNSPLPSIQLQPQSPSASKKHQAVQDLPATNTFVGTGDNNSTGSDQYSDYSYKANPPKYSSKQHDQSSGVS is encoded by the exons ATGGCGGCGGCGAGGCGCTGGTTCCTGCTGTGCCTGGCGGTCGTCCTGCAGGTCTCGTGCGGCGCGGCGCCCTCCGACATCCTGTACCGGGTCCCCGAGGAGCAGCCGCCCAACACGCTGATCGGGAGCCTGGCGGCGGACCGGGGCCTGCCCGACACGGGGCACCTCTACAAGCTGGAGGTGGGCACGCCGTACCTGCGCGTGGACGGCAAGACGGGCGACATCTACACCACGGAGATCCCCATCGACCGCGAGACGCTGAGGGACTGCCGCAACCTGTTCGAGGGCAGCAAGTGCTTCCTGGAGTTCGAGGTGTCCATCACCGACATGGTGAAGGGCATCGGCTCGGGGCCGCGGCTGATCGAGGGCCGCATCGAGGTGCTGGACATCAACGACAACACGCCGCAGTTCTCCTCGCCCATCCTCACGCTGTCCATCCCCGAGAACACGCACGTGGGCGCCCTCTTCTCCATCCCCATGGCGACCGACAGGGACTCCGGCGCCAACGCCGTGGCCGAGTACTCGCTGAGCACGGGGCCGGACGCCGACCGGCTCTTCGGCCTGCAGGTCTCCGTGGACTCGGACGAGAAGCTGCCCCAGCTGGTCGTCATGGGCAACCTGGACCGCGAGAGGAAGGACTCGTACGACCTGAACATCCGGGTGGTGGACGGAGGGAAGCTGCCGCGGGCGAGCAGCGCCCTGCTGAGGGTCACCGTCACCGACCAGAACGACAACGCACCCACGTTTGAGAGGAGCCACTACGAGGCGGAGCTGCCCGAGAACAGTCCACAGGGGCACTCGGTGCTGCAG GTCCGAGCCAACGACGCGGACATCGGCACCAACGGGGAGATCGACTACAGCCTCCACCAGGCGTCGGAGGCCGTCCAGAGGCTCCTGCGCATCGACCGCTCCACGGGCATCATCTACGTCAAGGGCCTGGTGGACCGCGAGGAGGAGAGCTTCCTCAAGTTCTTCGTGGTCGCCAAAGACCGCGGGCCCATCTCCAAGAGCTCCAAGGTCCTGGTGACCATCAATGTCAGGGACCAGAACGACAACGCGCCGGCCATCGAGATCCGCGGCATTGGCCTGGTGACGCACCAGGACGGCGTGGCCAACATCTCCGAGGACATGCCTATCGGCACGCCCGTGGCGCTGGTCCAGGTGTCGGACCGCGACGAGGGAGAGAACGCGGTGGTGACGTGCGTGGTCGCCGGCGACGTCCCGTTCCAGCTCCGGCCCGCCAGTGAGTCGGCCAACGATCGGAAGAGGAAGTACTTCCTGCAGACGACGACGCCGCTGGATTACGAGCGCGTCAGGGATTACAGGATTGAAATAGTCGCGGTGGATTCTGGGAACCCGGCGCTGTCCAGCTCCAACTCCCTCAAAGTGCAGGTCATGGACATGAACGACAACACGCCCATCTTTTCCCCCGCGCTGCTCGAGGTGGACTTCGCCGAGGGCAACCAGCCGGGCGACAAGGTGCTGGACGTCGCGGCGACGGACGCGGACAGCGGCACCAACGCAGAGCTGGCGTACAGCATCATCGACCTCGCGGCCACCAGGCTCTTTGACATCGAGGCTGACACGGGAGAGATCCGCGTGAAGAACCTGCTGGATCGGGAGGAGACGGAGCGCTACGAGTTCCGCGTGGCCGCGGCGGACAAAGGCGTCCCCAGCAAAACCGGCACCTCCACCGTCGTGGTCAACGTTCTGGACCGCAACGACAACGACCCCAAGTTCATGCTGAGCATCTACAGCTTCTCCGTCATCGAGAACATGACTCCGCTCAACCCCGTCGGCGTTGTGACGGTCACCGACGCCGACAAGGGCGAGAACGCCCGCGTGAGGCTGTTTGTGGAACCGGACAACGGGAAGTTCGTGATCCAGAACGGCACGGGGACGATCCTGTCCAGCATCTCCTTCGACCGCGAGAAAGAGAGCACCTACACCTTCCGCCTGAAGGCCGTGGACGCCGGTGACCCGCCTAGATCCTCCTACGTGGGCGTGACCATCAACGTCCTGGACGAGAACGACAACGCCCCCTACGTCACCAAACCGGCAAACTCCTCCTACACCTACATGTCCCCCGTCACCCCGCCGGACACCAGCGTGGAGGTGGTTGAGGCCGAGGACATCGACTCCGGACCCAACGCCGAGCTGGTCTACACCATCATGGGGGGGAACCCGTACGGCCTGTTCCACATCTCGCCGAACAGCGGCGAGATCACGCTGGTGCAGGAGTTCACCGGCAAGCACAACGGGCTGCACCGCCTGGTGGTGAGGGTCAGCGATAAAGGCAAGCCCCCCCGCCACACCACCGCCCTGGTCCACGTGTTCGTCAACGACACCAAGTCCAACGTGTCCCTCATCGAGGCGCTGGTCGGGCACAGCCTCTACACCCCTCTGGACCGGGACATCGCCGGAGACCCCAACTACGCCCTCGCTCAGCGCAGCAACATCCTGTACGGCAGCCTGGCGGGGATCGCCGGCGTGATCCTCGTCATCGTGGCCGTGGTTGTCATCAGACACCGGCTGCAGAAGGACACCAAGAGCGGCTACCAGGCCGGCAAGAAGGAGAGCAAGGACCTGTACGCGCCCAAGCAGGGCCCCAAAAACGGCAAGGGGAAGAAGAGCAAGAAGGGGAAGGCCCCCAAACCGGCGAAGCcgctggaggaggacgtggaggcCGGCCTGCAGAAGGGCCTCCAGTTCAACCACATCAACGAGGACGTCACCGACAGCCCCAGGATCCACCTGCCCCTCAACTACCCGCCGGGGAGCCCCGACCTGGGGCGCCACTACCGCTCCAACTCCCCCTTGCCGTCCATCCAGCTGCAGCCGCAGTCGCCCTCCGCCTCCAAGAAGCACCAGGCCGTCCAGGACCTCCCCGCCACCAACACCTTCGTGGGGACGGGCGACAACAACTCCACGGGCTCCGACCAATACTCGGATTACAGCTACAAGGCCAACCCGCCCAAATACAGCAGCAAACAG